GTTGAGGTTGTCCCAGACGAGGACGATCGGGCCGCCGAGTTGCTGGTGGGCGGCGGTCAGCAGGTCCCGGTAGTCGCGCCAGGAGAAGCTCTTGCGTCCGTCGCGCTGCCCCTCGTCCCGGCGCGGCCGGTAGATCAGCCTCGAGCGGTGGCCGGGTTTGTAGCAGGTCAGCGCGGCGATGGATATCCGCCTGCGGGAGCGGCCGCGGACCCGCACCACAGGGGTCCGTCCGCGCTGTGACCAGGTCTTCGCCTGCGGCGGCGTCATGGAGAATCCGGCTTCGTCCTCGAACACGAGCCAGGCTCCACGGGCCGCCGCGAGTCTTCCGCGCAGGGCCACACCTCCTTGACCCACCCGGCAACCGCGTCGTCGTTGCGCTCCATGGCGCGTCGGGCCGGGACCTGGCAGGACCAGCCGTTGCGGATCAGGAGCTTGCGCACGCCCTGGATCGTGTAGGTCAGGTGGAAGCGCCGGCCGATCACGGTCTTCACACGGCTCAGGGTCCAGCGCTGGTCCTCCCAGCCGTGCGCGGCCGGCCCCCTGGCCAGCTCCGCTTCCAACTGCGCGAACTGCTTCTCACTCAGCCTCGGCAACGACGCGGGTCCCTGCGACCTCAGAGCCCGCGGACCGCCCTCGTCCCACGTCCGCCGCCATCGCTGCACCGACCGGACACTGACCCGCAGGTCCTTGGCGATCACCGAACTCGCCTTACCCCGGGCGAACCCCTCGGCCGCCTGGAGCCGTAACTCCTCGCGAGAATGCTGTCGTTCGGGGGTCAGCCCGCCCCCTTGTGGATACCGCATGCCCCGGTGATACCGCAGCCGACCACGAGCCGTCAGCACCTACGACACCACGAGTTCAACCTCAGTAGTCTTCTGAGTCAGGAATTCTGTTCAAATAGCTGGCGAGGCGTTCGAGGATCTCGTCTGCGGTCTTCGTCCAGACGTAGGGCTTGGGATCGGTGTTCCATGCGGCGATCCAGGTCCGGATGTCCTTCTCCAGCGCCTGGACGCTTCTGTGGACGCCTCGCCGTATCTGCTTGTTCGTCAGCTCGGCGAACCACCGCTCGACCAGGTTGAGCCAGGACGAGCCGGTGGGCGTGAAGTGCAGGTGGAAGCGTGGGTGGGCCAGTAGCCAGGTCTTGATGGCTGGGGTCTTGTGGGTGGCGTAGTTGTCCAGCACCAGGTGCACGTCCAGGTCCGCCGGTATCTCCGGGTCGAGTTTGATCAGGAACTTCTTGAACTCCTCGGCACGGTGCCGGCGGTGCAGGGAGCCGATCACCTTCCCCGTGGCCACCTCCAGTGCGGCGAACAACGTG
This region of Streptomyces ambofaciens ATCC 23877 genomic DNA includes:
- a CDS encoding IS630 family transposase (programmed frameshift), translated to MRYPQGGGLTPERQHSREELRLQAAEGFARGKASSVIAKDLRVSVRSVQRWRRTWDEGGPRALRSQGPASLPRLSEKQFAQLEAELARGPAAHGWEDQRWTLSRVKTVIGRRFHLTYTIQGVRKLLIRNGWSCQVPARRAMERNDDAVRVGQGGVALRGRLAAARGAWLVFEDEAGFSMTPPQAKTWSQRGRTPVVRVRGRSRRRISIAALTCYKPGHRSRLIYRPRRDEGQRDGRKSFSWRDYRDLLTAAHQQLGGPIVLVWDNLNVHKAADLREWAEARDWLTIYYLPPYAPDLNPVEGIWSLLRRGWLSNVAFSTPEHLVQRIRHGLRHIQYRSHLIDGCLAETGLTIRPA